In one window of Benincasa hispida cultivar B227 unplaced genomic scaffold, ASM972705v1 Contig69, whole genome shotgun sequence DNA:
- the LOC120069934 gene encoding uncharacterized protein LOC120069934, producing MADFTIFSFVFFFRFAVFSHCYYFALLLSLLFPPLTFTFSMVTPKPNAPRLQEPYIGNKDNPRFDFPVEAHVFTSSSGSQDSINGQNAFQSTSDYGDINIKNRKLVSKTINKDTEPQMDDSGLDIIFEPFERSSSGRWLKGGKTSPFAFRTILSNLNLDLEDLDNRTKKHEAGTFQECQTPGNPVRSWIQKSFIVKKRKDDFSGISLPQSAASFYNGWSPVMEVSESCESIEQLNIYLKSKRDEVNAGVPGRFLHVVIGKDVSDVGSVVSTIMYAFYLNETHKYDEFCTVPVINMKRTDLNSHSELKWLLGSCQIDTSSLIFVDEIDLSYYELFGSLKVVLLNSSKLPAKQEQALKEAVVEIFNCNKDESVYPWVENITIQQVWHFIKASISEGPKEEFNLFRDFKFPDQLQQRKGERRGLPNNVKEGGLGGKLPRGINLPIDTITTVLKGPRVQDL from the exons ATGGCGGATTTCACAATATTCAGCTTCGTGTTTTTCTTCCGCTTTGCCGTCTTTTCACATTGTTATTATTTTGCTCTATTgctttctcttctcttccccCCCTTGACATTCACATTCAGTATGGTGACTCCCAAACCAAATGCACCCCGTCTTCAG GAGCCATATATTGGTAACAAAGATAATCCACGTTTTGATTTTCCGGTGGAGGCCCATGTTTTTACTTCTAGCTCCGGTTCCCAAGATAGTATCAATGGCCAGAATGCTTTTCAGTCTACATCGGATTATGGCGACATcaatattaaaaatagaaaactggTTTCAAAAACTATCAACAAAGATACAGAGCCCCAAATGGATGATTCAGGCTTGGATATTATTTTTGAACCCTTTGAAAGATCATCATCTGGAAGGTGGTTAAAGGGTGGCAAGACATCACCATTTGCTTTCCGAACTATTTTGTCGAATTTGAACCTTGATTTGGAAGATCTTGATAATAGAACAAAGAAACATGAGGCTGGGACCTTTCAAGAATGTCAGACTCCAGGCAACCCAGTTAGGTCCTGGATTCAAAAGTCTTTTATtgtgaagaaaaggaaagatgaCTTCTCTGGCATCTCACTTCCTCAGTCAGCAGCCTCATTTTACAATGGGTGGTCGCCAGTGATGGAAGTTTCTGAATCATGTGAAAGCATTGAACAGCtcaatatttatttgaaatccAAAAGGGATGAAGTCAATGCAGGGGTCCCTGGAAGATTTCTGCATGTTGTGATCGGAAAAGATGTTTCAG ATGTTGGGTCAGTTGTTTCTACCATCATGTATGCTTTCTACTTGAATGAGACACAcaaatatgatgagttttgcacCGTACCTGTTATCAACATGAAGAGAACGGATCTAAACTCTCATTCTGAACTTAAATGGCTGCTCGGTTCCTGTCAGATTGACACGTCATCTTTGATTTTTGTAGATGAG ATCGACCTATCATattatgaattatttggaaGTCTTAAGGTAGTTCTACTAAACAGCTCCAAACTTCCTGCTAAACAAGAG CAAGCGTTAAAAGAGGCAGTTGTTGAAATCTTTAACTGCAATAAG GATGAATCTGTATATCCTTGGGTCGAGAATATTACAATCCAACAGGTTTGGCATTT TATTAAGGCTTCTATAAGCGAGGGACCAAAGGAAGAATTTaacctttttagggattttaAGTTTCCAGATCAGCTTCAACAAAGGAAAGGTGAAAGAAGGGGGCTTCCTAACAATGTTAAGGAAGGTGGTCTTGGTGGTAAACTTCCCAGAGGCATCAATCTTCCAATTGATACAATCACGACTGTCTTGAAGGGCCCAAGAGTTCAGGATTTGTAA